TACAATCCTATCGTGCTTGGAATCATGATCTTGCTGTTCATACCAGTGCTCGTGAGCCTCGGCTTTTCGGATGGTTTTATATCCAGTGCAGTTATTTTGATGCATCTATATGATGCGAAAAATTTGACCATGGATTTATTTCTTAATGAAGTGCTGTTGATGCTGATCGGTTTCGGGACCGCTTTGATCGTTAACATGTACATGCCGAGCATCGAGAAAAAACTTGATCGTTATAGAGAAGATGTCGAAAGGCTATACTCGACGATTTTCCGGGAAACGACCATTTTCCTCCGCCACGGCGAATCTGGTTGGACCGGCAAGGAATTGATGGAATCGGAAAAACTCATCGACAAAGCTAAGGCGCTCGCCTATCAGGACGTCGAGAACCATTTGTTGCGTCACGAAAATAAGTATTACCATTATTTCGATATGCGAGAGCAGCAGCTTCAAATCATCGAACGCATCTTGCCGAAAATCACAGCTCTGCCGGTGATTGTAGGGCAGACAGAGCTCGTCGCTGACTTTTTAGAGGATTTATCGGAACATGTGCATTCCGGTAACACCGCCGATCAGTATATCAGCAAACTGGAGCGGTTAAAGGCGAATTTCGCTGCGATGCCATTACCGGATACGCATGAAAAGTTTCTGGCAATGGCAGACTTGAATGCAATCATCCAGGAAATGGAGACTTATCTCGAGATTAAGCAGAGCTATAAAGGCTTCCATAATAAAAAAGGGCTCAACCCAAGCACTGCGTGAACAAAACCAGCCCGGAGAGCGATACTCTCTGGGCTGGTTTTTCTTTATAGACGAATGAAAAAAGGGCATCCAAACGCGCACAGCAAGCGTTGTGGATGACCTTTCGCAAATTCATATTAAATGACGAAGCTTAAGCCCATCATCAGGCTCGACAGCAGCATCAATCCGACCATTGCGTAGACAATGACTTTACGGAAAGCTTGGTTTCTCATGGATAGCATAGCTCCTTTATTCCTGTACTTTGAGAGAATCATACCACATCTGGGCCGGATTTTAAACTGCCAGTCACGCCATTTTCTTAATATTCCATAACAACTAGAGTTTTTGAGCTTGAATGGGTACAATGAAGAGGAAGCCAAAAAAGGAAGTGAATAAGGATGAAGAAAGTCGATCATATCGGAATCGCAGTCAAAGATTTAGAGCAGGTCCTGCCTTATTACACAGAGACACTGGGGTGTCCGTTGATGAAAATCGAAGAAGTGGAAGGGCAGAAAGTGAAAGTGGCATTTATCGATGCCGGCAATATTAAATTGGAATTGCTAGAACCAATGAGCGAAGACAGCCCGATCCATAAATTCATCGAGAAAAAAGGCGAAGGCATCCACCACATTGCCTTCGGTGTCGACGGCATTGAAGAACGCATGGCGGAACTTCGTGAAAACGGTGTCAAATTATTAAGTGACGAACCGAAACCGGGAGCGGGAGGGGCAATGGTCGCCTTTTTACACCCGAAATCGTCTAATGGCGTCTTGTACGAACTTTGTGAAAAGAAGTGATGGAGGAGTGGGGACATGGACATTTATGAACGCATCAATGAGCTATATGACAGAAAAAGAGAAATCGAACTAGGGGGCGGCGAAGCCCGCATCGATAAGCAACATGAAAAAGGCAAACTGACGGCACGCGAGCGTATTGATTTATTAGTCGATGAAGGCAGCTTTGTGGAACTGAGCCCGTTTGTTGAACATCGCACGACGGACTTTGGCATGGGCAAAGGACCAGGGGAAGGTGTCGTGACCGGCTATGGCAAAGTGAACGGACGCCCGATTTACTTGTTTTCACAGGATTTCACCGTTTTTGGCGGTGCTTTGGGTGAAATGCACGCCAAAAAAATCGCCAATGTTATGGACATGGCGGCAAAAAATGGTGCGCCATTCATCGGCTTGAACGATTCCGGCGGTGCCCGTATCCAAGAAGGCGTATTATCACTTGATGGCTATGGCCATATTTTCTACCGCAACTCTATCTATTCGGGTGTAATTCCGCAAATCTCAGTCATTATGGGACCTTCTGCAGGCGGTGCGGTCTATTCGCCGGCCATTACGGATTTTGTCTTCATGGTCGACAAAACGAGCCAGATGTTCATCACCGGCCCGAAAGTCATCGAAACAGTGACTGGGGAAAAAATCTCCTCTGAGGATCTCGGAGGATCACGTGTACATACCGCCATCAGCGGAAACGCCCATTTCCGTTCTGGATCAGAACAAGAAGTTTTGGAAATGGTGCGTCAATTGGTCAGCTACCTGCCGCAGAACAACCAAGAAATGCCACCGCGCCTCGAGGTAGATAATGAAGACGATTACCGTCCGGATTTAGCGGATGTTGTCCCTTACGAAGCAATCCGCCCATACGACGTCCGAAAAGTCGTGGAACAAGTTGTCGATAAGGACAGCTTTATGGAAGTACAACCGGAATTTGCGCGTAATATCGTGATCGGCCTTGCCCGCATCAAAGGGGAAACGGTCGGGCTTGTGTGCAACCAGCCGAAAGTAATGGCTGGTGGGCTCGATATCGATTCTTCCGATAAAGCGGCGCGTTTCATCCGCTTCTGCGACAGCTTCAACATTCCGCTGATTACCTTTGAAGATGTCACTGGGTTCTTCCCAGGCATCAAGCAAGAGCACGGCGGGATTATTCGCCACGGAGCGAAAATCTTATATGCTTATTCGGAAGCAACCGTTCCGAAAATGACCGTCATCTTGCGAAAAGCATACGGTGGCGCTTACGTGGCTCTTAACTCGAAATCGATCGGTGCGGATCTGGTGTTCTCTTGGCCAAATGCCGAAATCGCCGTCATGGGCCCGAACGGTGCAGCAAATATCATTTTCGCACGCGAAATCGCTGCAAGCGACGATCCTGAAGCGACACGTGCAGCGAAAATTGAAGAATACCGCGAAAAATTCGCGAACCCGTACGTCGCGGCTTCGCGCGGCATGGTCGATGATGTCATCGACCCGCGTGAAACACGCATTAAATTGATTCAGGCGCTTGAGATGATGCGCAATAAGAAAGACGAACGGCCGAAGAAAAAACATGGCAATATGCCACTATAAAAGATTTCTTGATCAATCTCTTCCTATATAAAGGGAAGAGATTGATGCGTTTTACATGAAGTCGACAGGTGCTAAGGCTATAATGGGAATTGGAATAAATGCATTAGAAGAGGAGTTTTTTGAATGAAAACCGATCGCTTATTAGAAGAATTTTTGGAGCTTGTGCAAATCGACTCCGAAACAAAAGAAGAAGCCGCTATTGCGGAAGTATTGACGAATAAACTGGAAGCGTTAGGCTTCAGTGTCGTCGAAGATGATTCCAAACGACGTACAGGGCACGGGGCTGGAAATCTAGTAGCGACACTTGAAGGCACGAAAAAAGATGCACCGCCGATTTACTTCACGGTTCATATGGATACGGTCGTTCCCGGCAAAGGCATCAAGCCGGAAGTCCGCGACGGCTATGTTTATTCAGATGGCACAACCATACTAGGCGCTGATGACAAAGCGGGGGTTGCAGCGCTACTTGAACTTGCGCGCCACTTGTCAGAAGAAAACGTCGAGCATGGAGATATCCAATTCTTGATCACTGCCGGCGAAGAAAGTGGTTTGGTCGGAGCGAAAGAATTTGACGCATCTCTCTTAAAAGCGAAGTTCGGCTATGCGGTCGACAGCGACGGAGAGGTCGGCGGCATTGTAACGTCCGCTCCGAACCAAGCAAAACTATGGACCACCATTTACGGCAAGACAGCCCATGCCGGCGTGGCACCAGAAAAAGGCGTCTCTGCCATCACCATCGCTTCAAAAGCGATAGCGCGCATGAAGCTTGGCCGCATCGACGAAGAGACGACTGCCAATATCGGCCGCTTCGAAGGTGGCAAAGCGACCAATATCGTTTGCGATGAAGTCCACATCTTATCAGAAGCCCGTTCCATCAGCGAAGACAAACTAGCAGACCAGACGGCCCATATGGAATCCGTGTTCGAAGAAGTTGCCAAGGAAATGGGCGGGCGTGCAGAAACAGACGTCCAGCTTATGTATCCAGGCTTCCGTTTTGACGAAATGGATCCAGTCGTCGACATCGCAAAAACTGCAGCTGAGCGCATCGGACGCCCGTCGCCCGTGCTGACAAGCGGTGGCGGCAGCGATGCCAATATCATCAACGGCCATGGCGTCCCGACGGTCAATCTATGTGTCGGCTATGAAGAAATCCACACAACAAACGAACGCATGCCGGTGCTAGAGCTTGAGAAATTAACTGAGCTACTAGTCGAAATCGTCAAAGAAGCAGCCACCCGTTAATCAAACCATAACAACTGCCCTCGAAGATCATTCAATATGGTTTTTGGGGGCAGTTGTTTGTGTATAGAAATGTTCTGGAGATTGCGCTGCAAGGGGCACGCCAGCCCGCTCGGTCCCTCAGGCGTCGGCCCCTTTCCGCTTCATCTCTAGTTTTAGAAAGTAAATCAAATGCATCTAGCAATGGAATTAATTTGAATAGTTTTGTTCAGCTTTGTAAGTTCAAATTGAATAGCCATGGCAACTTCATAACCATCAAGTCTAGCTAAGCGTCCCCACCAGCGGATGAAGTTAATCAATGGTGATACGTCGTCGTACGCAATATCCAATGAAATCTAACAGCCGCACCGCGCCCACGGGCGAGCCGAAGCCATGAGACGAACGTTCTTTTCGGCTCATGGCAGGAGGCCAGCCCAAAGCGGGAGGCGGCTACTTGAAGATAAAACAAACAATAGCCGGCACCTCACCCTCACAAGTCTAACTAAGCAATATCCACCAGTGGATGATCCCATCTAACAGAGACGCTTCGTCGCATATAATACTTAATGAAATCTATAAGCCGAACCGCGCACATGGGCGAGCCGAAGCCATGAGACGAATGTTCTTCTCGGCTCATTGCAAGAGGCCAGCCCAAAGCGGAAGGCGGCTACTTAAAGATGAAACATACAACGACCGGTATATCCCACTCACACGCTCAACTAAGCGTCATCTCCCAGTGGATGCATGCAATCAAAGCAGACACCTCTTCGCAACCATGTCCCAATGAATTTAACAGCCGAACCGCGCACAAGGGCGAGCCGAAGCAATGAGACGAGCGTCCTTCTCGGCTCATTGTGAGAGGCTAGCCCAAAGCGGGAGGCGGCTACTTAAAGATGAAATATACAATGACCGCCACATCACACTCCCAAGTGCCACTAATGACGCAAATCCAGCAAAACCGAAAAAGCTGAACAGGATGCCTGTTCGCCTTTTTTTTGATACACTGAAAGAAAAAGGAAAGCGAAGCGATTGTTATGGCGTGGCGCGTGATCTTCCACATTGATATGAATAGCTTTTATGCATCCGTCGAGCAGGCGCACAATCCAACGCTGAAGGGGAAAGCACTGGCGATTGCCGGAAACCCAAAAGAGCGCAAAGGCATCATCGTCACCTGCTCCTACGAGGCGCGAGCACACGGCATCTACACGACCATGCAAGTACACGAGGCGAAAAAGAAATACCCAGAACTCTTGCTGATGCCGCCGAATTTCGACCGCTACCGGGAAGCATCACGTCAAATGTTCGAGATCCTGCGGACATATACCGATGCGGTCGAACCGGTGTCGATCGATGAGGCGTATGTCGATGTGACTGAATTATCGACGGATAAACATCCCGTGAAAATTGCCGAAGAGCTGCAGCAGCGTATTCTAAAGGAACTCGACTTGCCATGCTCCATTGGCATCGCGCCGAATAAATTCCTCGCCAAAACAGCGTCCGATATGAAAAAACCGCTCGGCATCACCATCCTCCGGAAACGCGATATCCAGCGCATCCTATGGCCGAGAGAAGTCATTGAAATGCACGGCATCGGGGAAAGCACTGCGAAAAAACTCAATAGCCTAAAACTATTCACAATTGGCGATTTGGCAAATGCGCCGGAAGGCTTGATCAAAGAGAAAATGGGAAAAAACGGCGTGCGGCTGCAGGCGCGTGCCAGAGGAGAAGACAGCCGCGAAGTTGATCCGGATTCGATTTATGACCGAAAAAGTGTCGGCACCTCGACGACTTTGCCGTTTGATGAGACCGATCTCGAAAGCTTGCAGAAAATATTTCGGACGCTCAGCACGAAAGTCGCAGCAAGGCTCC
This is a stretch of genomic DNA from Planococcus maritimus. It encodes these proteins:
- a CDS encoding aromatic acid exporter family protein; the protein is MKLKPYRIGYRTMKTALGTAIAIYLAQMIGLEYYVSAGILTMLCIQPTKKKSVRAAFSRFVASMIAVGFALVFFELGSYNPIVLGIMILLFIPVLVSLGFSDGFISSAVILMHLYDAKNLTMDLFLNEVLLMLIGFGTALIVNMYMPSIEKKLDRYREDVERLYSTIFRETTIFLRHGESGWTGKELMESEKLIDKAKALAYQDVENHLLRHENKYYHYFDMREQQLQIIERILPKITALPVIVGQTELVADFLEDLSEHVHSGNTADQYISKLERLKANFAAMPLPDTHEKFLAMADLNAIIQEMETYLEIKQSYKGFHNKKGLNPSTA
- a CDS encoding M20/M25/M40 family metallo-hydrolase, whose translation is MKTDRLLEEFLELVQIDSETKEEAAIAEVLTNKLEALGFSVVEDDSKRRTGHGAGNLVATLEGTKKDAPPIYFTVHMDTVVPGKGIKPEVRDGYVYSDGTTILGADDKAGVAALLELARHLSEENVEHGDIQFLITAGEESGLVGAKEFDASLLKAKFGYAVDSDGEVGGIVTSAPNQAKLWTTIYGKTAHAGVAPEKGVSAITIASKAIARMKLGRIDEETTANIGRFEGGKATNIVCDEVHILSEARSISEDKLADQTAHMESVFEEVAKEMGGRAETDVQLMYPGFRFDEMDPVVDIAKTAAERIGRPSPVLTSGGGSDANIINGHGVPTVNLCVGYEEIHTTNERMPVLELEKLTELLVEIVKEAATR
- a CDS encoding DNA polymerase IV yields the protein MAWRVIFHIDMNSFYASVEQAHNPTLKGKALAIAGNPKERKGIIVTCSYEARAHGIYTTMQVHEAKKKYPELLLMPPNFDRYREASRQMFEILRTYTDAVEPVSIDEAYVDVTELSTDKHPVKIAEELQQRILKELDLPCSIGIAPNKFLAKTASDMKKPLGITILRKRDIQRILWPREVIEMHGIGESTAKKLNSLKLFTIGDLANAPEGLIKEKMGKNGVRLQARARGEDSREVDPDSIYDRKSVGTSTTLPFDETDLESLQKIFRTLSTKVAARLHAKNLAGPTVSIQTRSSDWKNRTRSVTLNNTLWKEQDIMLQAWQLFETHWNGEPLRLVGVTVSNVVDKGDMTEQLSLFNFEEHAKDEPILDLVAKLESRFGKGSVSRGMPYQQSKHDAQTSLSKDFLSDHERKKR
- the prli42 gene encoding stressosome-associated protein Prli42 — translated: MRNQAFRKVIVYAMVGLMLLSSLMMGLSFVI
- a CDS encoding acyl-CoA carboxylase subunit beta; this translates as MDIYERINELYDRKREIELGGGEARIDKQHEKGKLTARERIDLLVDEGSFVELSPFVEHRTTDFGMGKGPGEGVVTGYGKVNGRPIYLFSQDFTVFGGALGEMHAKKIANVMDMAAKNGAPFIGLNDSGGARIQEGVLSLDGYGHIFYRNSIYSGVIPQISVIMGPSAGGAVYSPAITDFVFMVDKTSQMFITGPKVIETVTGEKISSEDLGGSRVHTAISGNAHFRSGSEQEVLEMVRQLVSYLPQNNQEMPPRLEVDNEDDYRPDLADVVPYEAIRPYDVRKVVEQVVDKDSFMEVQPEFARNIVIGLARIKGETVGLVCNQPKVMAGGLDIDSSDKAARFIRFCDSFNIPLITFEDVTGFFPGIKQEHGGIIRHGAKILYAYSEATVPKMTVILRKAYGGAYVALNSKSIGADLVFSWPNAEIAVMGPNGAANIIFAREIAASDDPEATRAAKIEEYREKFANPYVAASRGMVDDVIDPRETRIKLIQALEMMRNKKDERPKKKHGNMPL
- the mce gene encoding methylmalonyl-CoA epimerase, which gives rise to MKKVDHIGIAVKDLEQVLPYYTETLGCPLMKIEEVEGQKVKVAFIDAGNIKLELLEPMSEDSPIHKFIEKKGEGIHHIAFGVDGIEERMAELRENGVKLLSDEPKPGAGGAMVAFLHPKSSNGVLYELCEKK